A part of bacterium genomic DNA contains:
- a CDS encoding helix-turn-helix domain-containing protein, which translates to MDGLTSGCYFFVHMDDLRTNLASNIRRLREARGLSQQKMSQLSGVPRPTWASLESGSANPTLSVLSRAAAALQVSIEELIGAPRTAARLVKSAEVRERRKQGARLRPLLPEAIPGLDISRMELEPGGQMAGVPHTAGTREYLTCERGKIELVASGEHWTLARGDSLVFRGDQRHAYRNLDSRRPAVAVTVVCFAPVSG; encoded by the coding sequence ATGGACGGTTTAACATCAGGATGCTACTTCTTCGTCCATATGGACGATCTGCGAACCAACCTCGCATCGAATATCCGGCGTCTACGCGAAGCGCGCGGCCTTTCCCAGCAGAAGATGTCGCAGCTCTCGGGGGTTCCCCGGCCGACCTGGGCGAGCCTGGAATCCGGTTCGGCGAATCCGACCTTGAGTGTGCTCAGCCGCGCCGCCGCCGCACTTCAAGTTTCGATCGAAGAACTGATCGGCGCTCCGCGCACGGCGGCGCGTCTCGTGAAATCGGCCGAAGTCCGGGAGCGGCGAAAGCAGGGCGCCAGGTTGCGGCCACTGCTTCCGGAGGCGATTCCCGGTCTCGACATCTCCCGGATGGAACTGGAGCCCGGTGGCCAGATGGCTGGGGTGCCCCATACGGCGGGCACCCGTGAGTACCTGACCTGTGAGCGCGGAAAGATCGAGCTCGTTGCATCCGGTGAGCATTGGACGCTTGCTCGAGGTGATTCCCTGGTGTTTCGCGGCGACCAGCGGCATGCCTACCGCAACCTGGATTCGCGGCGGCCCGCGGTGGCGGTGACCGTGGTCTGCTTTGCCCCGGTGAGTGGCTGA
- a CDS encoding VOC family protein — protein sequence MSTRLEHANVAVRDVDATIRFLQLAFPDYAVRSEGKTWQGWRWVHLGTDETYIAVNEAPVEPAEPWRSYAGKPGLNHLGYEVDDVEALRLRLAAAGYKDTTVPNDHPHRKRVYFTDSEGNDWEFVQYLSKDPAERNDYEVPDPT from the coding sequence ATGAGTACCCGCCTCGAGCATGCAAACGTCGCCGTACGCGATGTCGATGCCACGATTCGCTTCCTCCAACTCGCGTTCCCAGACTACGCCGTCCGAAGTGAGGGCAAGACATGGCAAGGCTGGCGCTGGGTGCACCTCGGAACCGACGAGACCTACATCGCGGTCAACGAAGCACCCGTCGAACCGGCGGAGCCCTGGCGCTCCTACGCCGGAAAGCCCGGCCTGAACCACCTCGGGTACGAAGTGGATGACGTCGAAGCCCTGCGGCTTCGCCTCGCCGCAGCCGGCTACAAGGACACGACCGTTCCGAACGATCACCCCCACCGAAAGCGCGTCTACTTCACCGACTCCGAAGGGAACGATTGGGAGTTCGTGCAATACCTGTCGAAGGACCCTGCAGAGCGGAATGACTACGAGGTGCCGGACCCGACGTGA